One segment of Shewanella piezotolerans WP3 DNA contains the following:
- the ubiG gene encoding bifunctional 2-polyprenyl-6-hydroxyphenol methylase/3-demethylubiquinol 3-O-methyltransferase UbiG has product MQNNNNVDPEEIAKFEKMAATWWDPNGEFKPLHNLNPLRLNYIDQTAGGIFGKKVLDVGCGGGILSESMARIGADVTGLDMGEEPLDVARLHALETGVSINYIKNTAENHRDEHKQQYDVITCMEMLEHVPDPSSVIQACADMVKPGGYVFFSTINRNIRAYVETILGAEYLLKMLPVGTHDHNKFIRPSELIGLADNAELICNDAVGITYNPITDVFKYTKSLEVNYMIATIKND; this is encoded by the coding sequence GTGCAAAATAACAATAATGTCGATCCTGAAGAGATTGCAAAATTTGAGAAAATGGCAGCTACTTGGTGGGATCCAAACGGTGAGTTCAAACCCCTGCACAACCTTAATCCACTGCGCCTCAATTATATCGATCAAACTGCTGGCGGTATTTTTGGAAAAAAGGTACTTGATGTTGGCTGTGGCGGCGGGATTTTATCTGAAAGTATGGCGCGTATTGGTGCTGATGTCACTGGCCTTGATATGGGCGAAGAACCGCTTGATGTTGCTCGTCTTCATGCTTTAGAAACCGGAGTTTCTATAAACTATATCAAGAATACCGCAGAAAACCATCGAGACGAACACAAACAACAATATGATGTCATCACCTGCATGGAAATGCTTGAGCATGTGCCAGACCCCAGCTCTGTGATTCAAGCTTGTGCTGACATGGTAAAACCTGGCGGCTACGTTTTTTTCTCCACTATTAATAGAAACATTCGTGCCTATGTAGAGACCATCTTAGGGGCAGAATATTTATTAAAGATGCTGCCAGTGGGTACCCATGATCATAATAAGTTCATCAGACCCTCGGAGCTAATTGGTCTTGCTGATAATGCCGAGCTAATCTGCAACGATGCAGTTGGGATCACCTATAATCCAATAACGGATGTGTTTAAGTACACTAAAAGCCTAGAAGTCAATTATATGATAGCGACGATTAAAAATGACTAA
- a CDS encoding YciI family protein, with protein sequence MFIKLIRQFPVIAMIAFMACSVNAENSINPDYDAKRAVNAGADEYGMKRYVIAFLKRGPNRNRSKEEAKALQSAHMANIGRLAEAGKLVLAGPFLEQGDLRGIYIFDVVSIEEAQALTASDPAIKAGSLIMELKPWYGSAALTEMNDLHKVMSKKRM encoded by the coding sequence ATGTTCATAAAACTAATAAGACAATTTCCTGTTATCGCTATGATTGCTTTTATGGCTTGTAGTGTGAATGCAGAAAACAGTATTAATCCCGATTATGACGCGAAGAGAGCCGTAAACGCTGGGGCTGATGAATATGGTATGAAACGCTATGTGATTGCATTCTTAAAGCGGGGACCCAATCGAAATAGGAGTAAAGAGGAGGCTAAGGCACTTCAGTCTGCACATATGGCAAATATAGGCAGACTTGCCGAAGCAGGGAAGCTGGTGTTAGCGGGGCCGTTTTTAGAGCAGGGTGATTTAAGAGGGATCTATATTTTTGATGTTGTGAGTATTGAAGAGGCCCAAGCGCTTACCGCTTCCGATCCTGCGATAAAGGCTGGAAGTTTAATCATGGAGCTTAAGCCCTGGTATGGTAGTGCGGCGCTTACGGAGATGAATGACTTACATAAGGTCATGTCTAAAAAGCGAATGTAA
- a CDS encoding HAD family hydrolase, which yields MTNSEQCKPLTIKGVLFDLDGTLADTAPDMVEALNISLTQFGFPTVSISELRFQASHGSLAMVRTALPTKDEDTHVQVQSALLKNYPQVNGKHCQLFAGLDIFLELLSAHEIPFGVVTNKPAKFTRPLMIKMGLEKMMPSIVSGDTTLHSKPHTAPMKLAAQQLSVRPDQILYLGDAERDMQAAKASGMHAGLAKWGYIAPTDAIEDWPSDISFEDPEALTDWLKNQLGI from the coding sequence ATGACTAATAGCGAGCAATGCAAGCCGTTAACCATCAAAGGAGTGCTTTTTGATCTCGATGGTACTTTAGCTGACACAGCACCAGATATGGTCGAGGCACTCAATATCAGCCTTACTCAATTCGGCTTTCCTACGGTGAGTATTAGTGAACTTCGTTTTCAAGCGTCCCATGGCAGTTTAGCCATGGTACGAACAGCACTACCGACTAAAGACGAAGATACACATGTTCAGGTGCAATCAGCTTTGTTAAAAAACTATCCCCAAGTAAACGGCAAGCATTGTCAGCTTTTCGCTGGCTTAGATATATTTTTAGAATTGTTGTCAGCCCATGAGATTCCATTTGGGGTCGTCACCAATAAACCTGCAAAGTTTACCCGCCCTCTGATGATTAAAATGGGCCTTGAAAAAATGATGCCCTCTATTGTTAGTGGTGATACTACATTACATTCAAAGCCTCATACTGCGCCGATGAAACTTGCTGCGCAGCAATTATCTGTACGGCCAGACCAGATACTCTATCTCGGTGATGCTGAGCGTGATATGCAAGCAGCAAAGGCCAGTGGTATGCATGCAGGGCTAGCTAAATGGGGCTATATTGCCCCCACTGATGCTATAGAGGATTGGCCAAGCGATATCAGTTTTGAAGACCCTGAAGCACTCACTGACTGGTTAAAAAACCAACTTGGTATTTAG
- the sppA gene encoding signal peptide peptidase SppA, translating into MPAKPSVFKRIFLLCWNIINGTRKLFLNLIFFGLIIALIVTLSSEETLKVEDGSALVLNLSGTIVDQKRRVDPLEAAMKSGSAKDGSGEILLSDVIDVVNNASSDARISQLVLDLGHLRGTGMSKLQSIGDALNNFKETGKPIVAHANWFGQNQYFLASFADRIYLNPQGSVEIEGLGRYRQYFKSALDKLKIKAHVFRVGTFKSAVEPFIRDDMSDAAKEANLALLNDLWESYSTTVGQNRDIAASQLSLSAKEYLAELDKADGQSSQMALNLKWVDELKTAEEFRLSMVDAVGKSADGESFKQVDFYDYLSVTASHPLLLADNKVGIIVAKGKILNGSQPAGEIGGESTSELLRKARFDDSIKAVVLRVDSPGGSAFASEQIRQEVLALKAANKPIVVSMGSYAASGGYWISASADYIYATPTTLTGSIGIFGMVTTFEDSLASIGVHTDGVATSDWAGFSVTKGISPQISAVIQRHIERGYKDFISLVATERDMTLEQVDNIAQGRVWTGRKALELGLVDGIGDLQNAVTHAAELAKIDHFDTEVIQQELSPQDQFIQEMFASAAVYIPESLTQTTLLEKFLGEFSTVAETLQTFDDPNGVYLYCDTCAD; encoded by the coding sequence ATGCCCGCTAAACCCTCAGTTTTTAAAAGGATATTTCTGCTTTGCTGGAATATTATAAATGGCACAAGAAAGCTATTTCTAAACCTTATTTTTTTCGGTTTGATTATTGCGCTTATCGTAACCCTTAGCAGTGAAGAGACACTAAAAGTTGAAGATGGCTCAGCGCTAGTGCTTAACCTGTCAGGCACTATCGTTGATCAGAAACGTCGTGTTGATCCGTTAGAAGCAGCAATGAAAAGTGGCAGTGCTAAGGATGGCAGTGGAGAAATACTACTGTCGGATGTCATCGATGTTGTCAACAATGCCTCATCCGACGCAAGAATTAGTCAATTGGTACTTGATCTAGGCCATTTACGTGGTACAGGAATGAGTAAACTGCAATCAATAGGCGATGCATTAAACAACTTTAAAGAAACAGGCAAACCTATTGTTGCTCATGCAAATTGGTTTGGACAAAACCAATACTTCCTTGCCAGTTTTGCCGACCGCATCTATCTCAACCCTCAAGGCAGTGTTGAAATAGAAGGCCTAGGTCGCTACCGTCAATACTTTAAGTCAGCGTTAGATAAACTTAAAATTAAAGCGCATGTTTTTAGAGTTGGTACCTTTAAATCTGCGGTAGAACCTTTTATTCGTGATGATATGTCTGACGCGGCTAAAGAAGCCAACTTAGCACTTTTAAATGATTTATGGGAAAGTTACAGCACTACCGTAGGCCAAAACCGCGATATTGCCGCGAGCCAATTGTCATTATCAGCCAAAGAGTATTTGGCTGAGCTCGATAAAGCTGACGGTCAATCTAGCCAAATGGCACTTAACCTAAAGTGGGTTGATGAGTTAAAGACGGCTGAAGAGTTTCGCTTGAGTATGGTCGACGCTGTCGGTAAATCTGCTGATGGTGAATCTTTTAAACAAGTTGATTTCTACGATTACCTTTCTGTAACGGCAAGCCACCCTCTTTTATTAGCTGATAATAAAGTAGGTATCATCGTAGCAAAAGGCAAAATTTTAAATGGATCTCAGCCTGCCGGTGAGATTGGTGGCGAAAGTACTTCAGAACTACTGCGTAAAGCGAGGTTTGACGATTCTATTAAGGCGGTTGTACTTCGAGTTGACAGCCCAGGTGGTAGCGCATTTGCCTCAGAGCAGATCCGTCAAGAGGTGTTAGCCTTAAAGGCCGCTAACAAACCTATTGTTGTCAGTATGGGCAGCTATGCTGCATCAGGCGGATATTGGATCTCTGCTAGTGCCGACTATATCTACGCAACTCCTACAACGTTAACGGGCTCTATTGGTATTTTTGGCATGGTTACTACTTTTGAGGATTCTCTCGCGAGTATTGGTGTACATACTGATGGCGTCGCAACCTCTGATTGGGCTGGTTTTTCTGTTACCAAGGGAATATCTCCTCAGATAAGTGCAGTGATTCAGCGTCACATTGAACGCGGATATAAAGACTTTATATCACTGGTTGCAACAGAGCGGGACATGACCTTAGAGCAAGTAGACAATATTGCTCAAGGACGCGTCTGGACTGGGCGCAAAGCACTTGAGCTTGGATTAGTCGATGGTATAGGTGATCTACAAAATGCTGTTACTCATGCAGCTGAACTTGCGAAAATCGATCATTTTGATACTGAAGTGATCCAACAAGAATTGTCGCCACAGGATCAATTTATACAAGAGATGTTTGCCTCAGCAGCGGTTTATATACCAGAAAGCCTGACTCAAACCACTTTGTTAGAGAAGTTTTTAGGTGAGTTCTCTACTGTCGCTGAAACGTTACAAACTTTTGATGACCCCAATGGTGTCTATCTATATTGTGATACATGCGCTGACTAA
- the nrdB gene encoding class Ia ribonucleoside-diphosphate reductase subunit beta: MAYSTFCQTPNNAMLEPMFLGQSVNVARYDQQKYEVFEKLIEKQLSFFWRPEEVDVSKDKIDYASLPAHEKHIFISNLKYQTLLDSIQGRSPNVAFLPLVSLPELETWIETWSFSETIHSRSYTHIIRNIVNDPSVVFDDIVENEEILKRATDIAAYYDKLIRLSQACQLLGEGSHQIDGEVVEVTKREIKKALYLCMVSVNVLEAIRFYVSFACSFAFAERNVMEGNAKIIRLIARDEALHLNSTQHILKIMHAGKDDPEMAEIAKECEQTAIDIFVKAAEQEKEWAKYLFKDGSMIGLNEQILCQYVEYITNERMKAVNLESPYAEQSNPLPWMKNWLESDAVQVAPQEVEVSSYLVGQIDASIDEDEFSDFDL, translated from the coding sequence ATGGCCTACTCTACATTTTGTCAAACACCTAACAATGCAATGCTTGAGCCTATGTTTCTTGGGCAATCAGTCAATGTTGCTCGTTACGACCAACAGAAATATGAAGTTTTTGAAAAACTAATTGAAAAGCAGCTTTCATTTTTCTGGCGTCCAGAAGAAGTAGATGTAAGCAAAGATAAGATTGATTATGCCTCCTTGCCAGCGCATGAGAAGCATATCTTTATCTCAAACCTGAAATACCAAACACTACTAGATTCGATTCAAGGTCGCTCACCAAACGTCGCTTTTCTGCCACTGGTATCGCTACCTGAACTTGAAACTTGGATCGAGACCTGGTCATTTTCTGAAACCATTCATTCTCGTTCTTACACACATATTATTCGTAACATTGTTAATGATCCATCAGTTGTTTTTGACGATATTGTTGAAAATGAAGAGATCTTAAAACGAGCAACTGATATTGCAGCGTATTACGACAAGTTGATAAGACTCAGCCAAGCATGCCAGTTGCTTGGAGAAGGCAGTCATCAAATAGATGGTGAAGTCGTAGAAGTCACTAAGCGCGAAATCAAAAAAGCGCTCTATTTGTGTATGGTGTCGGTAAACGTACTAGAAGCGATTCGTTTCTATGTCAGCTTTGCTTGCTCATTTGCTTTTGCTGAACGTAATGTGATGGAAGGTAATGCTAAAATCATCCGTCTTATTGCACGTGATGAAGCTTTACACCTAAATAGTACCCAGCATATTTTAAAAATTATGCATGCCGGCAAAGACGATCCTGAAATGGCAGAAATTGCGAAAGAGTGTGAACAAACCGCAATCGACATTTTCGTTAAAGCTGCTGAGCAAGAGAAAGAATGGGCTAAATATCTGTTCAAAGACGGCTCAATGATTGGCCTAAATGAGCAAATCCTTTGCCAGTATGTTGAGTACATCACCAATGAACGCATGAAAGCGGTTAATTTAGAATCGCCATATGCAGAGCAAAGCAACCCACTACCTTGGATGAAAAATTGGCTAGAGAGTGATGCGGTGCAAGTTGCACCTCAGGAAGTAGAAGTATCTTCTTATCTGGTTGGCCAAATTGATGCCTCTATTGATGAAGACGAGTTTTCTGACTTTGACCTTTAA
- a CDS encoding IS110-like element ISSpi5 family transposase, which produces MKSKTNQNINVGVDTGKYQLDIYIRPLDIYFTVSNDEKGIKEAVRLIKKYHPERIVIEATGRLEMPFIMACANANLPFVIANPVHIKRFAGAIGQRAKTDKLDAQLIAHYSEAIKPRLSTLKPDVMQAMSDLVGRRSQLLVMQTMEKNRLQILPQELAMTIKPILTVFKNQITKIENKIVKLIESNADYQAKNLILQSMKGIGKIAAASIISNLPELGYINNKEASSLVGVAPMNKESGRFKGHRKIQGGRHQVRTVLYMAMMSAIQSNPVFKETYQRLVAAGKPKKVAIIACVRKMVVILNSMLRDGVLWEAPKA; this is translated from the coding sequence ATGAAATCAAAAACTAATCAAAACATTAACGTTGGTGTCGATACTGGTAAGTACCAACTCGACATTTATATTCGACCACTAGATATCTATTTCACCGTTTCTAACGATGAAAAAGGGATTAAAGAAGCAGTGCGCCTCATTAAAAAGTACCATCCTGAGCGTATTGTCATTGAAGCGACAGGACGTCTTGAGATGCCCTTTATCATGGCTTGTGCTAACGCCAATTTACCCTTCGTGATAGCCAATCCGGTTCACATTAAACGCTTTGCTGGAGCAATAGGCCAACGCGCTAAAACAGATAAGCTAGACGCACAGCTGATAGCTCATTACAGTGAAGCGATTAAACCTAGGCTATCAACGCTAAAGCCTGATGTCATGCAGGCTATGAGCGATCTCGTAGGAAGGCGGAGCCAGCTTTTGGTCATGCAAACGATGGAAAAGAATCGGCTTCAAATTCTCCCTCAAGAGCTTGCAATGACGATCAAGCCAATCTTAACGGTCTTCAAAAATCAGATAACGAAGATAGAAAATAAAATCGTTAAACTCATCGAATCGAACGCTGACTATCAAGCTAAAAACCTTATCCTGCAAAGCATGAAAGGAATAGGTAAAATTGCCGCAGCATCCATTATCAGTAACCTACCAGAGCTTGGCTATATTAATAACAAAGAAGCCAGTTCGTTGGTTGGTGTAGCACCGATGAATAAAGAAAGTGGACGCTTTAAAGGCCATAGAAAAATCCAGGGAGGGCGACATCAAGTTAGAACCGTTTTGTACATGGCAATGATGTCAGCAATACAATCCAACCCCGTTTTTAAAGAGACTTATCAGCGACTCGTTGCCGCAGGAAAACCTAAGAAAGTCGCGATTATTGCATGCGTAAGAAAGATGGTTGTGATCCTAAATTCGATGCTAAGAGATGGTGTTTTGTGGGAAGCGCCCAAAGCTTAA
- the yfaE gene encoding class I ribonucleotide reductase maintenance protein YfaE, whose product MKTSFLTLTFKPVNFCQASFKKAPIVSLQGQPVLLFNQQQTLLEALEQKKVTTFSECRNGFCGQCKTKVISGSVSYLSEPLVTLEADECLPCCCVPDTDIDLDLSVEGVEIVVRTAKHEQLQASESIE is encoded by the coding sequence ATGAAGACGAGTTTTCTGACTTTGACCTTTAAACCTGTTAACTTTTGTCAAGCTAGCTTTAAGAAAGCACCTATTGTAAGCCTGCAAGGACAACCTGTGCTGCTGTTTAATCAGCAGCAAACCTTGCTTGAGGCATTAGAACAAAAGAAAGTAACGACCTTCTCCGAGTGTCGCAACGGCTTCTGTGGACAATGTAAAACTAAAGTCATTAGTGGTTCTGTGAGTTACCTCAGTGAACCACTAGTTACACTAGAAGCAGACGAATGCCTGCCCTGTTGCTGCGTTCCTGACACTGACATCGATTTAGATCTATCTGTTGAGGGCGTAGAGATAGTTGTAAGAACAGCTAAGCATGAACAGCTTCAAGCTAGTGAGTCGATTGAGTAA
- a CDS encoding FAD-dependent oxidoreductase: protein MSFPHLLEPLDLGFTQLKNRVLMGSMHTGLEEEKGGFEKLAAFYKERAQGGVGLIVTGGISPNLRGRLAPNACQLSFPWQVKKHTVVTKAVHEAGGKICMQLLHAGRYGYHPFSQAPSKIKSPITPFTPSKMSTRQVAGTIKDYATSAALAKKAGYDGVEVMGSEGYLINQFVSSRTNKRTDKWGGSFENRTQFPIEIVKQIRAKVGKEFIIIFRLSMLDLVDNGSTWDEVVQLAKLLESAGVTIINTGIGWHEARVPTIATSVPRGAFSWVTEKLMKEMSIPLIATNRINTPEIGESIIASGQADMVSMARPFLADAEFVNKAAANTPELINTCIGCNQACLDHTFALKRATCLVNPRACYETELNFTPAKVKKRIAVMGAGPAGMAFSIYAATRGHEVVLFEAKPEVGGQFNLARKIPGKEEFDETIRYFLNQIKLLKVELRLNTRLDASVVRDEKFDEIVMSSGVKPRPLDLPGFDNLRVVDYQQVLNGDVEIGQKVALIGAGGIGFDMAHYLCEDESSTLNPNKWLKQWGIDKEYKEAGGLTEPVLDDKHREVVLLQRKTTKMGKGLGKTTGWIHRSVLKQHQVAMKTGVSYDKFDEAGLHITVDDKPEILAVDNVVLCAGQVSNTELVDEMKSTGIPVHLIGGVDVADELDAKRAIRQGAELAISL, encoded by the coding sequence ATGTCGTTTCCGCATTTATTAGAACCCTTAGATCTGGGCTTCACCCAGTTAAAGAACCGCGTATTGATGGGCTCAATGCATACAGGTTTAGAAGAAGAAAAGGGCGGTTTTGAGAAACTGGCAGCATTTTATAAAGAGCGCGCACAAGGTGGAGTAGGGCTAATTGTAACTGGTGGTATATCACCCAATTTACGAGGTCGGCTGGCACCAAATGCTTGTCAGTTGAGTTTTCCATGGCAGGTAAAGAAGCACACCGTTGTCACTAAAGCCGTTCACGAAGCTGGAGGCAAGATCTGCATGCAGCTGCTTCACGCTGGGCGATACGGCTATCATCCATTTTCACAGGCGCCAAGTAAGATTAAGTCTCCTATTACTCCTTTTACCCCCTCTAAAATGTCAACGCGTCAGGTTGCCGGGACGATTAAAGACTACGCCACTAGCGCTGCATTGGCTAAAAAGGCGGGTTACGATGGCGTTGAAGTGATGGGGAGTGAAGGTTATTTGATTAACCAGTTTGTAAGCTCTCGAACCAATAAGCGCACGGATAAATGGGGTGGATCTTTCGAAAATAGAACGCAGTTCCCTATTGAAATCGTAAAGCAGATCCGAGCTAAAGTGGGCAAGGAATTTATAATCATCTTTAGGTTATCGATGCTGGATTTAGTCGATAACGGCTCGACGTGGGATGAAGTAGTGCAACTTGCTAAGTTACTAGAAAGTGCTGGTGTGACGATTATCAACACCGGTATAGGATGGCATGAGGCGCGAGTGCCAACGATTGCGACTAGCGTACCGCGTGGAGCATTTTCTTGGGTAACAGAAAAGCTGATGAAAGAGATGAGCATCCCGCTCATCGCGACCAACCGTATTAATACTCCTGAAATTGGTGAGTCTATAATCGCATCAGGCCAAGCAGACATGGTGTCTATGGCTAGGCCGTTTCTAGCGGATGCTGAATTTGTTAATAAAGCAGCGGCTAATACTCCTGAACTGATTAATACCTGTATCGGCTGTAATCAAGCCTGCCTCGATCATACATTTGCACTTAAGCGGGCAACGTGTTTGGTCAATCCAAGAGCTTGTTATGAAACTGAACTCAACTTTACCCCTGCGAAAGTTAAAAAGCGTATAGCGGTTATGGGAGCGGGACCCGCTGGGATGGCGTTTTCCATTTATGCTGCTACCCGTGGCCATGAAGTCGTGCTATTTGAAGCTAAACCTGAAGTTGGCGGTCAATTTAATTTAGCTAGAAAGATCCCCGGTAAAGAAGAGTTTGACGAAACAATTCGCTACTTCCTCAATCAAATCAAATTACTCAAGGTGGAGTTGCGGTTAAACACGCGTTTAGATGCAAGCGTTGTAAGAGATGAAAAGTTTGATGAAATCGTTATGTCTTCGGGGGTAAAACCTAGACCACTTGATTTGCCGGGTTTTGATAACCTCAGGGTGGTTGATTACCAACAAGTGCTCAATGGCGATGTTGAAATAGGTCAGAAAGTGGCTTTGATCGGCGCCGGTGGTATTGGGTTCGATATGGCGCATTACCTTTGTGAAGACGAGTCATCAACACTCAACCCTAATAAGTGGCTTAAGCAGTGGGGCATTGATAAAGAGTATAAAGAAGCTGGCGGCCTTACTGAGCCAGTATTAGATGACAAACATCGTGAAGTCGTTTTATTGCAACGTAAAACCACCAAGATGGGTAAAGGGTTAGGTAAAACGACCGGCTGGATCCATCGCTCGGTTTTAAAGCAACATCAAGTCGCGATGAAAACGGGTGTTAGCTATGACAAATTTGATGAAGCAGGCTTGCACATAACGGTTGATGACAAGCCAGAGATATTAGCCGTCGATAACGTAGTGCTCTGTGCCGGGCAAGTGTCAAATACTGAGTTGGTTGACGAGATGAAGTCAACCGGTATCCCTGTGCATCTTATTGGTGGTGTTGATGTTGCCGATGAGCTCGATGCTAAGCGCGCAATACGCCAAGGTGCGGAGTTAGCTATCTCGCTTTAA
- the nrdA gene encoding class 1a ribonucleoside-diphosphate reductase subunit alpha, with protein sequence MNSNMTVTKRSGERETIDLDKIHRVIEWAAKGLTNVSVSEVELRSHLQFFEGIPTEAIHETIIKAAADLISPEAPDYQFLAARLAIFHLRKKAFGQFEPPKLYDHVVKLIELGKYDAHILEDYSREEIDILGGYIDHWRDMNFSYAAVKQLEGKYLVQNRVSHEIYESAQFLYILVAACLFAKYPKETRLKYIKDFYDATSTFKISLPTPIMAGVRTPTRQFSSCVLIECGDSLDSINATSSSIVKYVSQRAGIGVNAGRIRALGSPIRGGEAFHTGCLPFYKYFQTAVKSCSQGGVRGGAATLFYPIWHLEVESLLVLKNNRGVDDNRIRHLDYGVQINKLMYQRMIQGGMISLFSPSDVPGMYDAFFEDQEEFERLYLKYEADESIRKQQVKAVELFSLMMQERASTGRIYIQNVDHCNTHSPFDSKVAPVRQSNLCLEIALPTKPLNNINDPDGEIALCTLSALNLGAIKNLEELEPLADLAVRALDNLLDYQDYPIISAEKASMNRRTLGIGVINFANYLAKEGVRYSDGSANSITHKTFEAIQYYLLKASNNLAKEQGACPSFHETTYSKGILPIDTYKRDLDKICDEPLHMDWESLREEIKTHGLRNSTVSALMPSETSSQISNATNGIEPPRGLISVKASKDGQLKQVVPDFDKYQYSYELLWQMPNNDGYIQLVGLMQKFVDQSISANTNYDPGRFPDGKVPMKVLLKDLLTAYKYGVKTLYYHNTRDGASDSHDDITAIEVEDDSCAGGACKI encoded by the coding sequence ATGAATAGCAATATGACAGTCACAAAACGTAGTGGCGAACGTGAGACCATCGATCTAGACAAGATCCATCGTGTTATAGAATGGGCAGCAAAAGGACTCACCAATGTGTCAGTCTCTGAAGTTGAATTACGTTCTCACCTACAGTTTTTCGAAGGGATCCCAACAGAGGCGATCCACGAGACTATCATTAAAGCCGCTGCTGACTTAATCTCACCAGAAGCGCCAGACTACCAATTCTTAGCAGCAAGACTCGCCATCTTCCACCTCCGTAAGAAAGCATTCGGTCAATTTGAACCACCAAAACTTTATGACCATGTTGTTAAACTCATTGAGCTAGGCAAATACGACGCACATATATTGGAAGATTATAGTCGCGAAGAGATCGACATATTAGGCGGTTATATCGATCATTGGCGCGACATGAACTTTTCTTACGCTGCCGTAAAGCAGTTAGAAGGTAAGTATTTAGTTCAGAATCGTGTCTCTCATGAAATTTATGAAAGCGCCCAGTTCCTTTATATCTTGGTTGCCGCGTGTTTATTCGCAAAATATCCAAAAGAGACTCGTCTTAAATACATAAAAGATTTTTACGATGCGACTTCTACGTTTAAGATTTCGCTTCCTACACCGATAATGGCGGGTGTTCGTACCCCTACACGCCAATTTAGCTCATGTGTATTAATTGAGTGCGGTGACAGCTTAGATTCCATTAACGCGACATCATCGTCAATCGTTAAATATGTATCGCAGCGAGCTGGGATCGGTGTTAATGCAGGTCGTATTCGTGCATTAGGTAGCCCTATTCGTGGTGGTGAAGCCTTCCATACAGGTTGCTTACCTTTTTATAAGTACTTCCAAACCGCAGTAAAATCTTGTTCGCAAGGTGGTGTTCGTGGTGGTGCTGCTACCCTATTCTACCCTATTTGGCATTTAGAAGTTGAATCCCTACTTGTGCTAAAGAACAACCGTGGTGTCGACGATAACCGTATCCGCCATTTAGATTACGGCGTACAGATCAATAAGTTGATGTACCAACGTATGATCCAAGGTGGCATGATTAGTTTATTTAGCCCATCAGATGTACCAGGTATGTATGATGCCTTCTTTGAAGACCAAGAAGAGTTCGAACGCCTTTACTTAAAGTATGAAGCAGACGAGAGTATTCGTAAGCAACAAGTTAAAGCAGTAGAACTGTTCTCATTGATGATGCAAGAACGTGCATCAACCGGACGTATTTACATTCAAAACGTCGATCACTGCAACACTCATAGTCCATTTGACTCTAAAGTTGCACCAGTTCGTCAGTCTAACTTGTGTTTAGAGATCGCACTACCAACCAAGCCTCTAAATAACATCAATGATCCCGACGGTGAAATTGCCCTCTGTACGCTTTCTGCGTTAAACCTAGGTGCAATTAAAAATCTTGAAGAACTAGAACCTCTCGCTGATCTAGCAGTGAGAGCATTGGATAATCTACTGGATTATCAAGATTACCCAATCATCTCTGCAGAGAAAGCATCGATGAACCGCCGTACTCTTGGGATCGGTGTGATTAACTTTGCTAATTACCTTGCCAAAGAAGGTGTGCGTTACTCTGATGGCTCAGCTAACAGCATAACCCATAAAACGTTCGAAGCGATTCAGTACTACTTGTTGAAAGCTTCAAACAATTTGGCAAAAGAGCAAGGCGCGTGCCCTTCGTTTCATGAAACAACTTACTCTAAAGGTATTTTGCCAATTGATACCTACAAGCGTGATCTTGATAAGATCTGTGATGAACCCCTACATATGGACTGGGAGTCACTTCGCGAAGAGATCAAAACTCACGGCCTGCGTAACTCAACGGTTTCCGCATTGATGCCTTCAGAGACATCATCGCAGATCTCAAACGCAACCAATGGTATCGAGCCCCCACGTGGCTTGATCAGCGTTAAGGCCAGTAAAGATGGCCAGCTAAAGCAAGTTGTTCCTGATTTTGATAAGTATCAATACAGCTATGAGCTGCTTTGGCAAATGCCGAACAATGACGGTTACATTCAGTTAGTAGGTTTGATGCAAAAATTTGTTGATCAATCTATTTCGGCTAACACTAACTACGATCCAGGCCGTTTCCCTGACGGCAAGGTTCCGATGAAGGTACTGCTGAAAGATCTTTTAACTGCATACAAATATGGTGTGAAAACACTTTACTATCACAATACCCGTGATGGAGCTTCAGATAGTCACGATGATATCACTGCCATTGAGGTAGAAGATGACAGTTGCGCTGGTGGCGCATGTAAGATCTAA